GTTGCCCTGTGCGGCTGGCAGTTGACGAGGTTGGTATTGATTGGATTGTTGTTGTTTAGATTATCGATAAAAACAGTGCTGGGGGTGGAAAGATACGGTCCATGACGGGGCTCAGTTTCGCCACCGCTCTAGTTCCACTAGAGATTCAGTCCTGGACCGGCTGAGTCCCGCCGCCTCATTCCTTCCACCATGTGTCCGATGGGGTGGTTGGGGTGCGGCGCTTATGTCGGCTACGTAGGTAGGCGGCCTCGATGCGTTCCGCGGCTTGGCCGGGGACGGTTTCGCCGCGTAGATAGGCGTCAAGGTGGGCGTATGAGACGCCCATTTCGTCCTCGTCGAGCCGGCCGGGCTGGCCGTCCAAGAGGTCAGCGGTTGGGACCTTGTCCACCACGCGTTGCGGGGCACCCAGGTGGCGCAACAGTTCACCGACCTGCCCCTTCGTCAGCCCCGCCAACGGAAGCACATCGGCACCGCCGTCACCGAACTTAGTGAAGAACCCCATCGTCGATTCAGCCGCTTGATCCGTACCGACCACCAGCTGGCCGCGCTCACCCGCGAGCGCATATTGGGCCGCCATCCGCATGCGAGCCTTCAGATTGCCGCGGTTGAAATCCGTGAGCGGGGCGCCCGTGCTGGCTTTGATCTGCTCCTCAAGACCAACGACCCCCGGCGCGATATCCACTGTGTGAGGGTCATCGGGCTGTATGAAATCCATCGCCGCCTGCGCATCAGTCTCATCAGCTTGAACCTCGAACGGCAACCGAACCGCAGTGAAGGTGGCGTCAGTGTTGTGCTCGGCGCGAAGCCGCTCCACCGCGAGCTGCGCTAGACGGCCCGCGAGCGAGGAATCAACCCCGCCCGAAATACCCAAAACATAGCCGCGCGCATGAGCCGAGCGGGCATAATCCACCAAAAACTGGACGCGATCCTCAACCTCCTGAGCCGCATCAATCTTCGGCTTCACACCCATTTCAGCGATGATCTGTTGCTGCAGAGACCTCATAAACCCAGCTTAGTCCGTGGGGTGCAGGTGTGGTTGGGATGGCGGTGCGGGCCTGGGGCGGGAGGCGGTGCTGGGTTTACGATGCGGGTGGCACCGGTGGCGGCGGCAGGAAGCCTCGCGGGGCTGAACCTTCCTGTGCAGTGTTTTCTGGCGGTGTTGTGCTTTCTGCTGGCTCTGCGACCGCGGATGTTGCGGTGTCCGCTTCCGGTGTCGCGTTCTCTGGCGGGGCAGGCGGAGGAGGCAACGTGACGGGCGATGCGGGCGCTGGGGCCGCATCGTCAGCTTGGTCCGGAGCGGGCGCAACGGGAGCAGCGTTGGCTTGGTCCGCGTGAGGGGCCGCGGGCGCTGGGGCCGCATCGGGAGCCGCTGGCGCATCGTTCGTTTCAGGCGCATCAACCGAACCGGCATCAGACCCAACTGTGCCGTGGGCGATCTCCTGCCCAACCTCGGCAGCGGCGGCCTCAACCACGCCGCGCATCGAAACCTTCTCCGAAACCGGGGCATCCAGGCCGACCTCGTCGGGAACCTGCGGCGCAGGAATCACCGGTTCAGCCGCGCGAACATGCGGATCCGCGATCGCATCAGCCTGCTGCTCAGCGGCACGAACAGCCGCATAAATGTCCTCAGAATCCACACCGAGACGTTTCGCGATAGCGGCATCAACCGCATCGGAATCAGGTTCCCAATCAGTCGGTTCCCAGTCCGTGGGCTCCCACGAAGACTGCGGCGCAGGAACATCAAGCTCGGCAGGAGCCGCGTCAAACGGCTCCACATCCTGACCGGCAGGCCCAGGAGGAGTAGGAAGAGACATCGAAGACCCCCAAAAACGGAACGAATCCCAGAATCAACTAACCCAAGAAACAACTAACCCCAGAATACGGGGAATAAGGCGTGAGGGAAATGAGCAAAAACCGGTGCAGCACCTAAACTAAGGAACATGACCAGCAACGAACGCGCACGCCTGCAGCAGCTCATCAGCGACCTCGCCGTGGTGCGAGGCAAAGTGATCCTCTCCTCCGGGAAAGAAGCCGACTACTACGTCGACCTACGCCGGGTGACGCTGCATCACGAAGCCTCGATCTTGATTGGCCGCCAACTGTTGACAGCATGCGACGACGCCGGTGTGAGCTTTGCGGCAGCCGGTGGGCTCACCATGGGTGCTGACCCCGTAGGTACCGCGATCATGCACGCGGCACGGGAAGCCGGGCGTGAGATTGATGCGTTCGTGGTGCGGAAAGCCGCGAAAGACTACGGCATGGGTCGGCAGGTTGAAGGGCCGGGCGTTGAGGGGCGCGACGTGCTGATCGTCGAAGACACATCCACGACCGGCGGCTCCGCCCTCACGGCAGTGGAAGGGGTGCGGAAAGCGGGCGGCAACGTGGTCGCGGTAGCGGTGATCGTTGACCGGGACACCGGCGCGGCCGAACGCATCAAAGAAGAAGCCGGCGTGCCGTACATTGCGCTGTTCAGCAAACACGACCTCGGCCTCTAAACCTTTAGCAACAAGAGTGTCGAAAAACGTTTAGACCTGTCAGTGCTGAATAACCTTTAGCATCGAGAGTGTCGAAATAAAACGTGGCTGCCGCCCCTTTGCCGGGGCGGCAGCCACGTTTTATGTGCCGGTTATATGCGCGGATGGTTACGGCAGAAAAATAACAGCACTCACGATGCCGAAGGTTAAACACGGGGCGGGGCTGGCCGTGGAATAACAGCACACATGTTGCCGAAGGTTATTTCGGCACTCAGTCGGCTTGATGTTATTTCAGCAATTTCGTTGCCCAAGATTAAAAGGCTGGGCTAGATGACGCTGAACTTATGGCCTGCACGCAACCGCGAACGAGCGATTTGCACCATCAGCAAACCTAAAACGGCCCACGCCAAGCCGCGAGCCACATCGAACGCAAGCACAGACCACGCCACACTCGAGTTCAAGCTGCCTACAGCATCGACCACACCAGTCAGCGGGATCACCGCACTCAACGGGGCCAGCCATTGCGGGAACAACGCGACCGGCACAATCACACCCGCCAAAACCGGGACAACAGCGCCCGCGAACGCGGCACCCTGATACGGGTCAGACAACGCCAAGCCAACACCCGACATCGAAATCCCCAACAAGCCGCCCACCAGCACAGCGCACACCACCAACAAGGCCAGTCGCGCCACCACCGCAAAGCTAGCGTGCCCGGACATCACGGTGATCACCGCAAGAGAGGCCACACCCGCCGGCAACGCGAGTAGTACCGGCATCACCAGCGACGCCAGCCAGTACGCGAGATCCACCCGCCGGTATTCATGCACAACCTGGAAGACTCCGAGGTTCCGGTCGGTCGCGGTCTTGGAAACCACCCCGGAACATACGCCCAAACCGATGCCCACCAGCGTGGACGCATACGCGGTACGCAGCACATCCATGGACCCGACGTCTTTGGCGAGCAGAACACTGAACAGAATCTCTAGCAACGGGATCGCAAGCATCGAGACCAGCAAGGTTCCGACGGTCGCGTACGCAATCGATGACGCCAAAGAAACCCGGAACGCGGCTCCAAAACGCGATGTGAAACTCATCTAGATCACCGCCAATGTGCCAGCGGAACGGGCCTTGCGGATAGCTGATTTGCCGAGCCAGTACGATGCGGCGAACCAGCATGCTGTCACGCCCAGGCCAATCAGCAGACGGATCATGACCTCACCTTCCGGGACTTGGCCCAACAAAACCTGGGTTGGTGCAGATAACGGAATGATGTAGCTCAGCTCGTGTAATACCGGTGGCGCGTCCGTAGAAGTGAAAACAAGACCGGAAAGAATGAAAACAGGAATCAGAAGAAGTTCCTCATATGCAATGGCGTTCGGAGTTAGCACGAAAAGCGCTGCAATCACAAAAGAAATGCTGAGGCACGAAACCCACAACAGTAGGATGCTGACCGCAACCGACGCCCCTGAAACCGGGGGAGTGCCGTGGCCTACGTCAGTCGCAATCCACAGTAGGCCCCACGCTAGCCAAGCGACCGCGAAGGATAAAAGCCCGAAAACCGAGGCCGCAGACACAACAGCGGCCGCCGGGGAAAGAACGCTGATGCGTGCACTGAATAGGTGGACAAGCGTGCCTTTGAACCGTTCGAATCCAAGGATTCCCGCGGCAACAGTTGTTGTGGTCCACATGCCAACGATGCCGCTACGCATCCACGCAACCCACGCGTCGCCACCCCACGCGTAGTATGCAAGCGCTTGAATAGCGAGAATGCCGAGGGTCGATGTGGCCATGAGTGAAACGAAAAACGGAACCCGAGCGAACTCGCCCAGGTGGAAAGCAACCATACGGAAGTAGCGCATCATGGGCGTTTGAGCTCACCTGCCAATGACAAATAGGCTTCCTCAAGCGTGGGTTGCCTCGTTACTAAATCGTTCGGTATTTCGATGCTGTGTTCCCGGAAAATACGCTGCACTTCAGCTTGAATCTGTGCGGGCGTTTGGCTGCTTTCCCAGAAAACAGTGAGTCCCCAACGTGCACCTTTCGGGGACTGACGCAGCTCCTTCACATGCGGCTGGGAGCGCAGCGTCTCAACAATGTCCTTGTTGCGCGCGTGGATCGTTGCAGTGGTTGTAGCGGTGACACCTGCGTAATTCACGACTTCCGTGAGTCCGCCCGTGAAGTGGATGCGGCCGGCACCGATGACCGAAATGACATGGGACACGTCCTCGATTTCAGACATCGTGTGGCTGGTGAGAAAGACGGCGTGCCCGTTGTTCGCGAGATCCTTCAGTAGGGTACGGATGGAAAGCGCGATGTCTGGGTCGAGTCCGTTCGTTGGCTCATCCATGACAAGCAGGGCCGGGTGCCCCAGAAGTGCGCGGGCGATATGAAGACGCTGCACCATTCCCCGCGAGAATGAATTGACTTTCTGGTTACTATTTTTAGATAAACCGACAGCCTCAAGAACTCTTTCAGTCTCTGCAGGAATGTTTTTCGATGGGATGCCTGCGACGTTGGCGAAGAAACGCAAGTTCTTGATAGCGCTCGCCCTAGGGTAGAAGCCGAGTTCGCCGCCGAGGGCGAGTCCGACGTCGCGGCGGGCCTGCTGTGAATGTGTTGTGGCGTTGTGGCCGTTGACGATGACCTCACCCTGGCTTGGGTCCAGGATGGAAGCGGCCATCTTCACCAAGGTGGTTTTTCCTGCGCCGTTCGGCCCGATGAGTGCATGGATCTGGCCAGGTTCAACGGTGAGTGAAACCTCGCTGACCGCAGTGAACTTTCCCTTGTCATAGGTGCGCGAAACTTTGCGGAACTCCAGAGCGGGAACTTTTGAATCAGTAGAAATGTTCTTCTCCTATGTTTACTTCGCCAAGCCCAAAATCTAAGAACCCCAGAGGGTCTCTTTCTAGTGTTCGTGCGACTGCCTCTGCAGCTTCTTCGGCGCCAAGGGAGTGATAGGACGCGACGACGATCTTCCGTAAGGTGTTCATTGAGTTGACTGCACCAAGGAAGAAAAGCCTACCGAATGCATGTCCGGCGACAGATATTGCGCCGCGGTAATCTCCCGAGTAGTAGAGGGCGCACGAAAGTTCAGATAATGCCTCTGCGAGATACTCCGGAGCCGTTTTCGCGACGAATCCGCAGTTATCTCGAAGTTTCTTGACTGCGCCAGCAAAGTCGTCCTGCAGCACACGAATTTGAGCGGCGTTGATGGCTATTTGGCTTGCATAGCGTGCACCCATCGACACTTCAAGTGGGCTGGCCGCACTTGTTGAGAGAAATTGCTTGAGTAACTCCTCCGCTTCTTGTAATAGCGAAAGAGATTTCGAGTAGTCAGGTCCTTTCAGTTCGACAAGCGCTAATAGGTTCAGCTTAAGAGCTCTCTCCAGAGGCCGAGACCGCTCTGGAATGCCTTCTTCGGCTAGGGATATGTCCAAAGTTTCGGTAGCTTTATCGACATGGCCAAACCTTTTGAACTGAGAAGCGGCTAACCGGTGGTTTGCCAAGTAGCGTTGGGTTGAGTCTTCCGCTCTCCGTGCGCTTAGTGCAAAATAGTCGGTTGACTCCGCTTTGCTTAATGCTGCAAGTATGGTTCCGGACAGTAGGAGGTCATGGTACGACCCGTGCTCTTTGAGCCACTCGCCAATATCAGTTATCGCTTTTGCCACGCAAGCGTAATCGCCGAAAAATGTAATAGCCGCATCTGCTCGAGTGCTAAAACTCTTCCTGTCTTCCGTTATCCATGAAGTGATTGTGTCACCCTCTATCGGATCAACGGAAGCGATTTTGCAATGTTCTAAATAGAAAATCCTGAAGTCACTGAACCGCCGGACACCCAGATCATTACTGATTACTGGCGTTGCAAGACTCCTCCATCGAGGTGCACGCGGTTCCGGCGGTTGCAGTGAGTCCAAGATGAGATTTGAGCGCTCGAGGAAAGCAGGCGAATGGCGTCGATATTTGAGGGCTTGCCTCAGTTCCGCAATGTGATCGGAAATGCTAATCAACGTTCCACCGCGGCTTTTACTGAGGGCTATTTGATCCGTGGTTCCAAGCTGTCATTAGTTGCGCAAAAGTGCGGAGCTTGTTGTTTGCAAGTTGTGCTGCAATTTCTGCTGGTTTACTCATTTGTATTCTCCTCAAAGTTACTGCCACATAAATCGACTGTGCTATGTCTCACAGCGATAAGTAAATAGTTGCATAAGGGGCATCCCAGGTCAAGGTTTTATTGCCGTGGTTTGAGAAAAGTTGTCCGGCCCCTCGGGTAGACCCGAGGTAGCCTCCTTGGTTGTGCTGCCGTTGACGTGAATCTGAGCGTGGCGGGAATGAAAAGGAATGCCCGACGGTTGATGTATTTGACACGTCAACAAAGTTCGGGGTTTGAACCCCGGCGCCTAGGAGAAGCCACCATGGAATTCGGTATCTTCACCGTCGGAGACCTCACCCCGGACCCAACCACCGGCACAACCCAAACCGAGCACGAACGGCTCCGGTCCATCCAGAAATACGCAATCAAAGCCGAAGAAGTCGGCCTCGACTTCTTCGCACAAGGCGAGCACCACAACCCGCCCTTCGTCGTGTCATCACCAACCACCAACCTCGCCTACATCGCCGCGAAAACCGAACGCATCAAACTCACCACCTCAACAACCCTCATCACCACCAACGATCCCGTCCTCATCGCAGAGGACTACACGATGCTGCAGCACGTCTCCGGCGGCCGCATCGACCTCATGATGGGCCGCGGCAACACCGGCCCCGTCTACCCATGGTTCGGCAAAGACATCCGCCAAGGCATCCCACTCGCGATCGAGAACTACCACCTGCTGCGCAAACTCTTCCGCGAAGAAACCGTGAACTGGGAAGGGAAATTCCGCACACCACTACACGGCTTCACGCTCGCACCCCGCCCGCTCGACGACACCCCGCCGTTCGTATGGCACGGCTCCATCCGCTCCCCAGAAATCGCCGAACAAGCCGCTTTCTATGGCGACGGTTTCTTCCACAACAACATCTTCTGGAAAATGGAACACACCGCCTCCATGGTCCAGCTCTATCGCGAACGATACGAATACTACGGTCACGGCGGAGCCGAGCAAGCCATCGTAGGCCTGGGCGGCCACATCTTCGTAGGCGAAACCGAGAAGAAAGCCAAGGAGTTCTTCCGGCCATACTTCGATAACGCGCCGGTTTACGGGTACGGGCCGTCCCTTGAAGAGTTCACGCGGGATACACCGCTGACCGTCGGCACCGTGGAGCACGTGATCGAACGGACGCTCGGATTCGCCGATGCGGTGGGCGACTACCAGCGGCAAGGTTTCCTGATCGACCACGCAGGCCTGCCGGAAGAGGTGGTCCTGGAGCAGATCGAGATCCTCGGCCGCGAGATCGTGCCCGTGCTCTGCCGCGAATTCGAGACGCGCCGCCCCGCCGGTGTTCCGTCCCGCGCGCCAAGCCACGAACAGCTCGCCGCCCTACCGAAGGATCATGACTACCACCAGGTGATCTCCTCGCCGGTGGCCCGCGCGGCGGAATCTGCGAAGCGGGAACACGCGGCAGAGAATGACAGCTAGGAAGACAGACGTGGCAGAGGAGGAGACATGGCA
The Pseudoglutamicibacter albus DNA segment above includes these coding regions:
- a CDS encoding ABC transporter permease; protein product: MMRYFRMVAFHLGEFARVPFFVSLMATSTLGILAIQALAYYAWGGDAWVAWMRSGIVGMWTTTTVAAGILGFERFKGTLVHLFSARISVLSPAAAVVSAASVFGLLSFAVAWLAWGLLWIATDVGHGTPPVSGASVAVSILLLWVSCLSISFVIAALFVLTPNAIAYEELLLIPVFILSGLVFTSTDAPPVLHELSYIIPLSAPTQVLLGQVPEGEVMIRLLIGLGVTACWFAASYWLGKSAIRKARSAGTLAVI
- a CDS encoding CE1758 family FMN-dependent luciferase-like monooxygenase, encoding MEFGIFTVGDLTPDPTTGTTQTEHERLRSIQKYAIKAEEVGLDFFAQGEHHNPPFVVSSPTTNLAYIAAKTERIKLTTSTTLITTNDPVLIAEDYTMLQHVSGGRIDLMMGRGNTGPVYPWFGKDIRQGIPLAIENYHLLRKLFREETVNWEGKFRTPLHGFTLAPRPLDDTPPFVWHGSIRSPEIAEQAAFYGDGFFHNNIFWKMEHTASMVQLYRERYEYYGHGGAEQAIVGLGGHIFVGETEKKAKEFFRPYFDNAPVYGYGPSLEEFTRDTPLTVGTVEHVIERTLGFADAVGDYQRQGFLIDHAGLPEEVVLEQIEILGREIVPVLCREFETRRPAGVPSRAPSHEQLAALPKDHDYHQVISSPVARAAESAKREHAAENDS
- the pyrE gene encoding orotate phosphoribosyltransferase; translated protein: MTSNERARLQQLISDLAVVRGKVILSSGKEADYYVDLRRVTLHHEASILIGRQLLTACDDAGVSFAAAGGLTMGADPVGTAIMHAAREAGREIDAFVVRKAAKDYGMGRQVEGPGVEGRDVLIVEDTSTTGGSALTAVEGVRKAGGNVVAVAVIVDRDTGAAERIKEEAGVPYIALFSKHDLGL
- the nadE gene encoding ammonia-dependent NAD(+) synthetase; its protein translation is MRSLQQQIIAEMGVKPKIDAAQEVEDRVQFLVDYARSAHARGYVLGISGGVDSSLAGRLAQLAVERLRAEHNTDATFTAVRLPFEVQADETDAQAAMDFIQPDDPHTVDIAPGVVGLEEQIKASTGAPLTDFNRGNLKARMRMAAQYALAGERGQLVVGTDQAAESTMGFFTKFGDGGADVLPLAGLTKGQVGELLRHLGAPQRVVDKVPTADLLDGQPGRLDEDEMGVSYAHLDAYLRGETVPGQAAERIEAAYLRSRHKRRTPTTPSDTWWKE
- a CDS encoding ABC transporter gives rise to the protein MSFTSRFGAAFRVSLASSIAYATVGTLLVSMLAIPLLEILFSVLLAKDVGSMDVLRTAYASTLVGIGLGVCSGVVSKTATDRNLGVFQVVHEYRRVDLAYWLASLVMPVLLALPAGVASLAVITVMSGHASFAVVARLALLVVCAVLVGGLLGISMSGVGLALSDPYQGAAFAGAVVPVLAGVIVPVALFPQWLAPLSAVIPLTGVVDAVGSLNSSVAWSVLAFDVARGLAWAVLGLLMVQIARSRLRAGHKFSVI
- a CDS encoding ABC transporter ATP-binding protein; the protein is MSTDSKVPALEFRKVSRTYDKGKFTAVSEVSLTVEPGQIHALIGPNGAGKTTLVKMAASILDPSQGEVIVNGHNATTHSQQARRDVGLALGGELGFYPRASAIKNLRFFANVAGIPSKNIPAETERVLEAVGLSKNSNQKVNSFSRGMVQRLHIARALLGHPALLVMDEPTNGLDPDIALSIRTLLKDLANNGHAVFLTSHTMSEIEDVSHVISVIGAGRIHFTGGLTEVVNYAGVTATTTATIHARNKDIVETLRSQPHVKELRQSPKGARWGLTVFWESSQTPAQIQAEVQRIFREHSIEIPNDLVTRQPTLEEAYLSLAGELKRP